The Desulfuromonas versatilis genome has a segment encoding these proteins:
- a CDS encoding cytochrome C gives MDKKLFAGVLAALLAPLLIISCASMNDSYRLPEKHPPIYEMGERRVFCVRCHGHETEPIPFARYNHTAYFTDSHRLLAYQDEKVCSLCHQQSFCNDCHVTRSELKPSLKNQTENFRRTQHRGDYLSRHRIDGRVDPSSCFRCHGNPKSSKTCQPCHGR, from the coding sequence CCGGAGTGTTGGCGGCGCTGTTGGCACCGCTGCTGATCATCTCCTGCGCGTCGATGAATGATAGCTACCGGTTGCCGGAGAAACACCCGCCCATTTACGAGATGGGCGAAAGGCGGGTGTTCTGCGTGCGCTGTCACGGGCATGAAACCGAGCCGATTCCCTTCGCGCGCTACAATCACACGGCCTATTTCACCGATTCGCACCGGCTGCTCGCCTACCAGGACGAGAAAGTCTGCAGCCTCTGCCACCAGCAGAGCTTCTGCAACGACTGCCACGTCACCCGCTCCGAGCTCAAGCCGTCGCTGAAGAACCAGACCGAGAATTTCCGGCGGACCCAGCACCGAGGCGATTACCTCTCCCGGCATCGCATCGACGGGCGGGTCGACCCCAGTTCCTGTTTCCGTTGCCACGGCAACCCCAAATCCTCCAAAACCTGTCAGCCCTGCCATGGCCGCTAG